The segment GAGATGGTAGCGATCGCCTTCAAACAATTTCACTTGCTTCTGGCTGAGTTCGAGCACATAAAATGTCCCGTCTCCCGTAAGCAGCGGCAAAAGCGGCTTGAGATGAAATTGATCCGTGACCACAACTAGCTCAGACAAATCGAGGGGCACTTTGTAGTAACGGAAAAAATCATCCGTGATGAACAGTGCAAGACCCGAATCTTGTTGCTGCCAAAAATCGTCTTCCGACTCAATCAGGTCAGTCACGGGGCGCAAAAAATCATTGGCTTCGTCCTCAGAGAGTCCGTTGTCCTGTAATTTTTGCAGCGCTTCTCGAAAAAGGTTCTTAAATCGAATTTCATTTTGTCGAGTCTCAGTTCCAGCGACAACGGTTGGCAGGTAAATCGAAACGCACCAACTCTTTGATCGCTCAACTAATCCTTTCACTTCCTCGATCGTTAAAACACTCACGACAATCTCCTATGATTTTTCTTGATTCTCTTGAGGTGCTTTCTCTGTAGGTCTTTCTAAAGCTGCTTCATTCACCGGAGTTATTTCTTGATCATCCCGACTGTAATCTGGTTCAGTCGGTGTATCTCCAGGATTAGTATCAATCAGCCCGTTTTGATTCGTGTTGGTTTTCGTTGGGCTACTTCTATGGCTATATGAATCAGGCATAGCTATGTTCCTCATCGGTTCTTCTTTCCATTCAACTAATGTTTGAAGGGGCGAAATCTGTCGGAGGAAAGGTTAGCCGTTGTTAAGATGCACCTTGAGATTTTCGTAGAGCACTCACTTCAATAGAGGAAACTTTGGCGATCGCGTTCCACAGTAAAGGAACTGTTCTGTAGAAGACACAGATTCTATGTTTTGCCAAACCACTGAACGCCAATTTACCCTAGAGGACTTTCAGCCATTTCTGGATCAGTTCAAAATTGACTTGTGGGAGTTTGGAATTCTGGCTTGGCTGCTGGCGATCGTTGATCGTACCTTTGCCCTCTTTTCGGGTGGATTTCCCTCTGCTGTCGAACTGATTCAACTCTTTGTCACAACCTTAATGGCAATGGGGTGGGCATTGCTGAGTCCTCGATCCGAGGAATTGGCGCTTCGACTGACCGAATTCTTTCAGCCCGTTTTTTCTGATCTACACTCGGTCAAATCTGTACCCTCGATCGCGCAATTGCGGAAACTGGGCTATCAGCAAACGTTCTTCTGGCACAACTGGAAAATCAATCATTCCGTGATTCCCAATCCTAGAAGTCAAGTGCCTGTGATCTTTGTGCATGGCTTTGGTGGCTCGATCGGGCATTGGCGGCAGAATATGTCTGTGCTGGCAAAACATCATAGTGTTTATGCGATCGACTTATTAGGCTTTGGCGCGTCTGATAAGCCTGATATTGATTACTCGATCGAGCTTTGGGTCGAACAGCTTCATGATTTCTGGCGGACTTGCGTTGATAAGCCGGTCGTCTTAGTTGGAAATTCGATCGGGTCGCTCATCTGCTCTGTCACAGCTAGAAAATATCCTGAAATGGTGCGCGGCATTGCGATGATTAGCTTGCCTGATCCCGCAAGTCAGCACGAGATTATTCCTGCGATCATGCGTCCATTGGTCAGACTCATTCAAGCGATTTTTGCTTCTTCTTGGGTCTTATATCCTTTGTTTTACTTACTCAGACACCCGAAGATTATTCGCCGTTGGGTGATGTTAGCATACGCGGGTCGAGAAGCAGTCACCGATGAATTGCTAGAAATTCTATCCAAGCCTGCTCATGAGCGCGATTCTGCGCGGGCATTTTGTGCCATTCTCAAAGCGATGACTCATCCAAAATTTAGTCCGAATCTGCAATCGATTCTCAGCAATATTCGCGCACCGTTACTGCTCCTATGGGGCAAACAAGACCGGATGATTCCGATCAAATCAGCGCAGCAATTTCTTACCTACAATCCGCACCTGCAACTCATCGAATTAGAAGATGCCGGACACTGCG is part of the Leptolyngbya boryana PCC 6306 genome and harbors:
- a CDS encoding alpha/beta fold hydrolase: MFCQTTERQFTLEDFQPFLDQFKIDLWEFGILAWLLAIVDRTFALFSGGFPSAVELIQLFVTTLMAMGWALLSPRSEELALRLTEFFQPVFSDLHSVKSVPSIAQLRKLGYQQTFFWHNWKINHSVIPNPRSQVPVIFVHGFGGSIGHWRQNMSVLAKHHSVYAIDLLGFGASDKPDIDYSIELWVEQLHDFWRTCVDKPVVLVGNSIGSLICSVTARKYPEMVRGIAMISLPDPASQHEIIPAIMRPLVRLIQAIFASSWVLYPLFYLLRHPKIIRRWVMLAYAGREAVTDELLEILSKPAHERDSARAFCAILKAMTHPKFSPNLQSILSNIRAPLLLLWGKQDRMIPIKSAQQFLTYNPHLQLIELEDAGHCAHDECPERVNAELMQWIQAQVLTPDPIKNSRRSLQ